The following proteins come from a genomic window of Candidatus Bathyarchaeota archaeon:
- a CDS encoding tRNA (adenine-N1)-methyltransferase, whose translation MSEELIHEGDYVLLYFDEKRKWLVKVVNGATFHTHKGIIKLGELIKRRFGEKIESSLKVYFWILKPTLYDFIMYAERPTQIIYPKDIGLILIKLNVSSGKKIIEAGTGSGALTLALANAVKPSGIVYTYEVEERFIESAKRNLKKAGLLDYVIIRKRDVKEGFLERNVDAIVMDISEPWEVIPKAYEALKNGCPLASFSPTINQVEKTVETLRKIGFTDLSTIECLVREIRVETGKTRPFTRMIGHTGYLTFARKIIN comes from the coding sequence TTGAGTGAAGAGTTAATTCATGAAGGAGATTACGTGCTTCTTTATTTTGATGAAAAAAGAAAATGGCTTGTTAAAGTGGTAAATGGAGCTACATTTCATACACATAAGGGAATTATAAAGCTTGGTGAATTAATTAAGCGAAGATTCGGAGAAAAAATTGAAAGTAGTTTAAAAGTTTACTTTTGGATTTTAAAACCAACTCTATATGATTTCATTATGTACGCTGAAAGACCTACACAAATTATTTATCCTAAAGATATTGGTTTAATTTTAATAAAGCTTAATGTTTCTTCAGGAAAAAAAATTATTGAAGCTGGAACTGGAAGCGGTGCATTAACGCTAGCCTTAGCTAATGCTGTTAAACCTTCAGGAATAGTTTATACATATGAGGTTGAAGAAAGATTTATTGAATCTGCTAAACGAAACTTGAAAAAAGCAGGGTTGCTTGATTATGTTATAATTAGAAAAAGAGATGTAAAAGAGGGTTTTTTAGAGAGAAATGTTGACGCTATAGTTATGGATATTAGTGAACCTTGGGAAGTCATTCCTAAAGCTTATGAAGCGTTAAAAAATGGTTGTCCTCTAGCTTCTTTTTCTCCAACAATAAACCAGGTTGAAAAAACAGTTGAAACATTAAGAAAGATTGGTTTTACTGATTTATCTACTATAGAATGCTTAGTTAGAGAGATAAGGGTTGAGACTGGGAAAACAAGGCCATTCACAAGAATGATTGGACATACAGGATATTTAACTTTTGCTAGAAAAATAATTAATTAA
- a CDS encoding radical SAM protein: MRVLNLFDPWRNKFCFCPVKYSLSPYTGCAHKCLYCYITSYIPNGFNARVKKDFFYKLKQDIKRADKSIFISIANSSDPYQPLEERMNLTRETLKLLLEKGFKVLIVTKSSLVSRDVDVLKDGEVSVSLTVTSLNEDLLRILEPYAPSPKERVKALKKLSSYNISCSARIDPLIPGLNDNFEELENLVKELVEAGVKHIVASTYKIKPDNFLRVTNAFPELKPKLKRLYFNFGESIKGVRYLPKTLRFNLLLKLKNLVEKYGLTFSICREGFTTLNSSKSCDGSHLITNKFKYYREGRFNSVMRLN, encoded by the coding sequence TTGAGGGTTCTTAATTTATTTGATCCATGGAGAAATAAATTTTGCTTTTGCCCTGTTAAATATAGTCTCTCACCATATACTGGTTGCGCTCATAAATGTCTTTATTGTTACATTACTTCTTATATCCCTAATGGCTTTAATGCTAGAGTTAAAAAAGATTTTTTCTACAAGTTAAAACAGGATATTAAACGTGCAGATAAATCTATTTTTATATCGATTGCTAATAGTTCTGATCCTTATCAACCATTAGAAGAAAGAATGAATTTAACTAGAGAAACCTTAAAATTATTGCTGGAAAAAGGATTTAAAGTTTTAATAGTTACAAAATCTAGTTTAGTTTCTAGGGATGTTGATGTTTTAAAGGATGGTGAAGTTAGTGTAAGTTTAACAGTTACTTCTCTTAATGAAGATTTATTACGTATTCTTGAGCCTTATGCTCCTTCACCAAAAGAGCGAGTGAAAGCTTTAAAAAAACTTTCTTCTTACAATATTTCTTGCTCTGCAAGAATAGACCCTTTAATTCCAGGATTAAATGATAACTTTGAAGAGCTTGAAAATCTCGTTAAAGAATTAGTTGAGGCAGGTGTTAAACATATAGTGGCATCTACCTATAAGATTAAACCAGATAATTTTTTAAGAGTGACTAATGCTTTTCCAGAGTTAAAACCTAAATTAAAAAGGCTTTACTTTAATTTTGGAGAATCAATTAAAGGGGTAAGATATCTTCCTAAAACGCTTAGATTTAACCTTCTTCTTAAACTTAAAAATCTTGTTGAAAAATATGGTTTAACTTTTTCTATTTGCAGAGAAGGGTTTACAACATTAAATTCTAGTAAAAGTTGTGATGGATCTCATCTAATCACCAATAAGTTTAAATATTATCGTGAAGGAAGATTTAACAGCGTTATGAGGTTGAATTAA
- a CDS encoding DUF59 domain-containing protein — translation MDKKEILETLRNVYDPEFPVSVIELGIVKEEDINLNGDKPVVLFTPTSPLCPMGGIIGLVIKYALEKKFGKEFEVKVKPGSHADEESLNNILQDRKKFEESISKLKESGVLDACLASTQ, via the coding sequence ATGGATAAAAAAGAGATCTTAGAAACTTTAAGAAATGTGTACGATCCTGAATTTCCAGTTTCTGTGATCGAACTTGGAATAGTAAAAGAAGAAGATATAAATTTAAATGGGGATAAGCCTGTAGTTTTGTTTACCCCCACCTCTCCACTTTGCCCTATGGGTGGAATCATAGGTTTAGTAATAAAGTATGCTTTAGAAAAAAAGTTTGGAAAAGAGTTTGAAGTTAAGGTTAAACCTGGATCTCATGCTGATGAAGAATCTTTAAATAATATTCTTCAAGATAGAAAAAAATTTGAAGAAAGTATAAGTAAATTAAAAGAATCTGGAGTACTCGATGCTTGCTTAGCTTCTACCCAATAA
- a CDS encoding glycosyltransferase family 2 protein, with protein MRPKISILIPVYKESKLLPNILNKLLKQKIEKEIFVIIDEPSEYSLKILNEYNGKVKFVVNNERIGKVNALNEVAKITSGEILLFLDADIEILDDEFFLDRILMEMKEADIVDIKKEVVKDGFLTKMSYYEYISFNICSWLMAKFVKKTPAINGAAFAMKKSVFNELGGFRRVISEDLDIAVRAFLNNYKFTYIKEIKVYNYVHSSWKKWIIQRRRWSLGAALWFKEWFKELIRKCIKKPQVFIPAILFLYPSSIIPLINVFSLNLPVYNLISVPFHFISIISLFLTIKFNFAPLILLLINISLNFIQNFFASITAFLLFTFMFFIFSKKLGFKFKFSEFLIYYFFYSFITLSILIAELIKVFIFNKKDENLDWKV; from the coding sequence ATGCGCCCAAAAATCAGCATTTTAATACCTGTATATAAAGAATCTAAATTACTCCCTAATATATTAAATAAGCTTTTAAAACAAAAGATTGAAAAAGAAATCTTTGTAATTATAGATGAACCTTCTGAGTACTCTTTAAAAATTTTAAATGAATACAATGGAAAAGTAAAATTTGTAGTTAACAATGAACGAATAGGAAAAGTAAATGCTTTAAATGAAGTTGCAAAAATAACTTCAGGTGAAATTTTACTTTTTTTAGACGCTGACATAGAAATTCTTGATGATGAGTTTTTCTTAGATAGAATCTTAATGGAAATGAAGGAAGCTGATATTGTTGATATAAAGAAAGAGGTTGTTAAAGACGGTTTTTTAACTAAAATGAGTTATTACGAGTATATTAGCTTTAATATATGTTCCTGGTTAATGGCTAAATTTGTAAAGAAAACTCCAGCTATAAATGGTGCTGCTTTTGCTATGAAAAAAAGTGTATTCAATGAGTTAGGAGGATTTAGAAGAGTTATAAGTGAAGATTTAGATATAGCTGTGAGAGCATTCCTTAATAATTATAAATTCACATATATTAAGGAGATTAAGGTTTATAATTATGTTCATTCAAGCTGGAAAAAATGGATAATTCAAAGAAGAAGATGGAGTTTAGGAGCTGCTTTATGGTTTAAAGAATGGTTTAAAGAATTAATAAGAAAATGTATTAAAAAACCTCAAGTATTTATTCCAGCTATTTTATTTCTTTATCCCTCTTCAATCATTCCTTTAATAAATGTTTTTTCATTAAATCTGCCTGTATACAATTTAATTTCAGTGCCTTTTCACTTTATTTCTATCATTTCTTTATTTTTAACTATAAAGTTTAATTTTGCACCTTTAATCCTTCTATTAATTAATATTAGCTTAAATTTTATCCAAAACTTTTTCGCTTCAATAACTGCATTTTTACTTTTTACATTTATGTTCTTTATTTTTTCAAAAAAGCTTGGATTTAAATTTAAGTTTAGTGAATTTCTTATCTACTATTTTTTTTATTCTTTTATAACCTTATCAATATTAATTGCTGAATTAATTAAAGTATTCATTTTTAATAAAAAAGATGAAAACTTAGATTGGAAAGTTTAA
- a CDS encoding DUF2116 family Zn-ribbon domain-containing protein: MKKFKIEESIPKHKHCLICGVSVSVDKEFCSDKCEEQYNKMVKRRKYSLWIMLIFPAFFFILLLLSYRR; this comes from the coding sequence TTGAAAAAATTTAAAATTGAAGAGTCAATCCCTAAACATAAACACTGCTTAATTTGCGGAGTTTCAGTATCTGTTGATAAAGAATTTTGTAGCGATAAATGCGAAGAACAATATAATAAAATGGTTAAAAGAAGAAAGTATTCCCTTTGGATTATGCTTATCTTTCCAGCATTCTTCTTTATTCTATTACTTTTATCGTACAGAAGGTAA